ATATCAAAAAAAGGTGTTCGTAAgcaagaaataatcaaataaaaaactaATACTATTCAAAGGCAGAAACACATACTCTAACAATTTCCTTAAGTACGCCTTCGTCAAATTGTGTGGAAGAAGACCTTGAGCCTTGATCTTGTGAAACTGGCTCCTCCACACAAAGAGGTTGTGTATCTTCTTCTTCCACGGGAATAAAGGGTGACACCTCAATCAACTTAAACACCTATTATATAAGAAAAACTAAACATAAGTATACataactaaaacaaataaacaaaaaaagagataGTAATTACATTAACTTACTTTTTTATTATGGAAATATTTTCTACAAAGAGCATCAAATTGTGGAGACTTCATTTCAGAATAACATAACATTCGAGGATAACCAACTTCTTTGAAGTTCACAAATTGTTTCTCTTGGAAAATAGGAAGTACTTCCATAATCCAGACACAAAACGCAAAAGGAAAGCCAACTAAAGTGTAGCTATCaatatctttttctttctctttctccttctgaaCATCATTCTCATTTGATTTCAAGCAACTCTTCAATGATTTTAATAGCGTCTCATAAGCAAGAGAGCCCCAGTTGAAGGAAGCGCAAAGTGCATCATCGTCAACAATTTTCATTATTTGCTCCGACACATTCCTATTTTTCCTCTTTCCCATCAAAACCGACTCAACAAAATAGAGTGTTGCCAACTTCAAAGCATCATCATCACTGCCAGCAAATGATGAAGTTGTACCATGTGGGCGACTAGAAATAAAACTATACAAATCAGCCAACTCAATTTTGTCCTTTCCAGGGAAATAGACTCTTAAAAGCCTATTCTCTTTCTCATTTAAACCTTTCATGTCAAGCGACGAATAAGACTTCAAACCAGTAATAATATGGAATGCATCACGAGTAAACTTAATATCGCGGTCAAATACCTTGAAGGTCATCGAATCAGGTTCATTACTAACAATTTCAGAAAGCAATACACAGTGCATAAGTTTACCCGAGAACTTCACACTTTGTAATCTGAAGAAGTTGCCAAAAATACTTTCCCTCAATTTCTTCCATTGGCCATTCGACAGAAAACTTTTAATTGTTTCCTTATATTGAAAATCTCCTTTCCAATATACCAGAAAATTACGCCAAtcgtcaaaatcaaaaaaatgatcGCCTTCCATTATAACactagaaaagaaggaaaaacaaacaAAGATTAGGACTTAACTTAAAAtttcaagtttaaaagttaagcaaATAcaatccttaactttaaattttaagtgCAAACGTTAAAgaaatacagtccttaacttatactttcaacttccaaagttaaggacacttagtccttaacttcaagtttcatgtgcaaaagttaaggacaataagtccttaactttaaattgtaaatgcaaaggttaaggaaatacagtccttaacttatactttcaacatccaaagttaaggacacttagtccttaacttcaagtttcatgtgcaaaagttaaggacaatcagtccttaactttaaattgtaagtgcataggttaaggaaatacagtccttaacatatactttcaacatccaaagttaaggacattttgtccttaacttcaagtttcatgtgcaaaagttaaggacaatcagtccttaactttgaattccaactaCAAAATTTAATGTCGTTTCTTCCTTACATTTAATGAACACAGTTAACTGAAAATTCATAATCACAGTAAGCTTATGAATTTCTACGACTATTTTTATGAAATATACCtacataatcaaatatattgAATCAACCACAAACACATTTCAAATTTCACACACTAAAAATTTATCAAAAACAGAATCACACAAAATATACTACACTGAATCAACATATAAtgctaatttttgaaatttcacacATACTTCACACGGCATTGAACCAACttacaaataaagaaaaacgaagatgacggagaagatgaaggacagaagatgacggagaagatgaagatgaagatgacggaagatgacggagaagatgaaggagcagaagTTAATTGCATACGAGGAAGATGAAGAAACGCAGAACTCTGAACGAATGAAATAAGGGTTTTCGTCGATTTTGGGATTATACAAGAAATAGAGAAAGAGTAATTGTGTCTTTTCCCCCTTAGTAATGGCTATTTTTTATAAGCATTTTAaatagtggataaaaattaaatacaccctTATTTAGTGGCTACTACACGCCATTTTCACCCAAAGTATGGCGATCTGGTCTTATGTGTTTGTTGAGCTTAGGTCCAATTGATAGGGCTTAGCCTGCAATCAACAATTCCAAATTTTTATGGATGTGGCAATCAGATCTACGGGCCAGGCCTGTGAGAGTAGTGGATTTTGCTTTCTTGGGCTCTTGCTGTTTTGGTGATTTTGCAAGGTTTCACGGATGTGGCAATCAGGTCTGGTCTTAGATCAAGAAAACTCTAGAAGTGAAGTGAAATAAGTCGCGCTAATTTGGTAAAAATTACACGGGCCCATTTAACTtatacatattttttttaaagttttaacttgtatccactttttaaacaacttcagcttcctttctcctccttcgttttcttcttcttcttcttcttcgtcttcttcatcttcttcttcttctgctgttgttggtgctgctatgaaacttcaattcatgggatgattgccataaatatgtttatcagattatttaaaaacaaattataaataattacgtaagttagtggACAAcaatttgtgaatattttcacgtacgtaagttagtagataatgataattttgttcttttcacgtttattgtttccaaaatttatgatttagatactgttgacaatctgattatttatctagtatgttagaaagctttttcaaaaacttcagcttatatagtgctgaagtttttacaaatgaactaaataacttcagcatcttatgatgaagtttttgaaaaagctttatgacaaaactaatgaatccatgACAAAAAAAACTTCACCTTTTAGTactgaaatttttacaaatgaactaaataacttcagcataagtttttgaaaaagcttattcGGGACAAAAAATTTCAGCTTATttattgctgaagtttttataaatgaactaaataacttcagcatcttctgctgaagtttttgaaaaagcttaatgacaaaactaatgaatccaggacaaaaaaacttcagcttatttagtgcaattacaaacaaaaacttagcaaatagaaaacaaaacttcagctattatgcttaagttcagcaattacaaacaaaaacttcagcacacttgggtAAGCATACTTGCTACTTCAGGttcgtctactagaatgctgaagttttgcgtgattgtctttactacttcagtcccgtatgctgaagttacgcgaaaaagtgggtacgtttgcaatttttttttacaaagcgggcacaagttaaaacatgATTCAAAAAGCGGatataaatgcaaatgccccGTGCGAGTGGGCTTGGTGTTTGTCCTTTCCTTTTCCATTATTCAAGTTGTCGGTGCAAATGAGGCAGTTACCAAAGTTTGAGGACTTAGAGTCTTGAGATGGAATTTAATATTGTAAAGCCGGAGATAAGATTTTAATTTTATGGCTTTTGGACTTTAAAATGTCGATTTTAAGAGCTATTAAATGGGTTCTAAATATAGTATATGCAaatatataataaatattttaatACAAATACATTGTTTGAGTAAGAGCTGGTGGGATAGACCGAACCCACACTTGGACTTCTAACTCCGCCGCTGCTCTTCAATTACGAGTTTATAGATTCATAACAAGTTCTATATTACTGCCAATTCAATACCAATATAGATGAGGTGAGTCAGGCTTAACCATTTAAATTACGTATAAGGTTTATATTAAGTTCACATGGAGGACTATTTCCTAGCATGCAGTACTATTGTGTTGCATTTGTGGCATACAAGTTATGGCTCTTTGTCTAAGGAGGTGTACGTTTAGCTCGAAAGTAATATTATCCTCGCCCTTCATTATACTCGAGTTTTGAATCTAAAAGTGAACATCACGAAACCAAACATGAAGAGACTAAGAGTGGTTCGTTCAATAGATATAAGTATATAAAAACGTATTTCTGTAcatactacaacaacaactactaacGCCTCAATCCTAAGCAAATTAGGGACGGCTATATAAATTAtcattcttttcatttttttcaatttatcATCTGTATGTATTATGAGGATTGATCACCATGAATTGATAAGTTTTACTCTAACTGTCACCCTATCGCAATTTTACTTCTTTATTCGGGCTTTAGACCGACAATATGAACAAGCTCACACTGACGAAATTAAACGTATTTCCGTACATCATGAGCGCAAATTCCAATCCACCTAACTCCTTGGCGCTGAACTATATATTACCAAGTCTTAGAAGGTCTTTGAAAACCTTGAACCTCTTACgaattactccctccggtccaaaataagtgattttttggcttttttttgtggtccaaaataaatgactttttcagatttcaagaaagaattaattatttttttcctatattgcccttggagtaaataATGTTGAAGTATGTGTTAAGAGTATTTATATGAAGAGATAGTAAaaattaatatggtcaatttcatagctaattaatgttaaaaggtagattttttaatatgtgtgaaaacagctaaaaatcacttattttgaacGGTGGGAGTATTGATTTTATAGCCTTGGAAGCAGAGGTAATTTAGGAATTGACCGTTACGAACTCTGGTTCGGAATTATAGCGTATTATATTTAATTTATTGAGTTTGAAATCTGTTATTTGTATTTCTTTAATTCAGTGATTTTTGATACATCCGGGTTTGAGCCACCACTGAAAAAACTCAGTCTAGTTGGTCATAAATACTGAGTATATTTTAGTTTTTGCGATAGAATATGGGTTTAAATGTGCATTTCAAGTGAAATGCTGGTTAATTTTCACTTGTAAATcctttcaacttcaatttcaAATGTTTTTTTCCCCTCAACTTCAACTCAAATATTGTCCAGATGCTTACTCTTCACAAACTTGTACGTAGTTGTTTTCAACCTCAAACGCCTGCGAATTTTCACTTTAGTTAAAAAGGTAATTTTAGCGCAGATAATCAGAATATTTAACAAGAAAGAGATGAACAAGAAGTGAATATATGATGGGAATTCTTGAGATTCTCCACCCAAAAATatgctcttcttttttttttctaaacccaaaatatatatattctatGCCCCTTTTTTGGTCCCAAGAGCCAAATGCTGGCATTCAATTTTATTTTCCTTGAATATTCTCGTGGATTGTTTGAAGGGGAAAAAGAATGAAAGTGACAAACTGTTTTGTTTGACTTTAGAGATAGGTACCAAAATTCTTTACTCTTTATCTTTTTATCACTTAATTTGTGCACTTTCAAAGAACAACATTATTTCAGGTGTGGAATTTAGTGTTGAGGAGGTAAACATTTTTCTAAAACTGATTTTATATCAAATCAGCAAATCTTAGACCCTTGACCTATTGAATTATTGTGGTTTTGCATCATTAAAATATATGTATACCAAAACCATCAAAGCTTGGAAAATTCATGAATTCTTGCCCAACTAATTACTCTGTTTAAAAGGAGTACTATGCTTTCTGTCAGAGTAGGGAGGTATAgaagatattttattatttattttgtttaaaaaaacTGCTTTAAAAGGGTActatatttttccttcttttttgccagttttaatattttatattaaCATCGTAAAGACAAAAGATAGCAAGGAATGacctatattttttttgttttttttttgtttagtatGAACAAAGTAGCATCCACGTGTTAGATCACTGGTTTTATTATAGTTAATAGGGAAAAAAGTTATCTCAATTATAATATGGGTCTCATCGAGtaactatttttctaaaaaaatactaGAAAACTTTAATTTCTTAAAGTTGCAATACTCTCCTCCCTTTCACGTTTTAACTAATTTCTGCGAAGACTATTTGAGAACTGAATCACCACGATTAGATTTAATTTCTATCTTAGCTTAACTCATACTATTAAGATATTTACTAACGCAATTGATTCGGCTTCTGGATCTCTAATGAAGACTGAACGAATTTCAAGCATCTCATTACACTCTTTCGTAATTAAGAAATTAATTTTAATCTGGGTTGCCATGAATATCACCACATACCAATACGTCatgcattttttctttttatttatttatgaaagatccttttttttccttttcatttttgtATATGCTGGTTGTCATAAAGTCGGGCTAGTTCCACAGCATCACGTCAATATTGGGCGGCAATGTAAAGCACGAATAATGCTCTATCTTTCTATAATTCATCACCGTCCATAAAACAACATTcgttctgcttcatcttcttcttcttttcttctttctttatccTATTTTCataataataccttaaaagactTTGAGAAGTAGCACTTTCCCTTTCCAATTGGGCTATGCTGGTTAGGGGTGTACATAATTCGGGCTGGTTCAGATTTTATAATTATCAAAGCAAACTAATTATATCGggttattaaatttaaagaccaaatcaaaccaataaaaATTGGGTTTTTTAATCTCGATTTTTCTCAGTTTTTTCGGATTATTCCGTGTTAtttaataaacataatataaaagtactagtcatgctaaaataagtatgactaataagtactattaattacatgattaaacactaaagaaaaaaataaaaataagttatGCATTTTATCTAAACCATGGAAAAACTATTGTCATTCCTAGTATTGAattaagagaaattttcataagcactatcttttagtggtaattagctatctatagatatcatttgctatattacggattgtagatacattttctgttgttataagatgtattaaatgtatttaagctattgtattcatgaatacagtagcaaaaataggcgtgaatcagggaagtccatctaatcagttgttgtattcgactgtattcatggcgtgaaatatgggattacagctggacaaattattgtattcgactgtattcacggcgtgaaacagggaGTTACACTGTTTTTTAAACGGAaggtgaatcaattaacataatggactcctaatataactcaacaaactcaattataacacacaaattttgtatttttcagttataaaaaagattctcaaccgaataataccccaaaaatatagcaatcttcagagaaattatataatatatctgaatacataaattatattagttaaaaaatatatgaatgcattcatggcatatagcgagacagtaaatacaataaaatacatagaatacagcgggatacattgaaatacaataaaaaaagacagtgaatacaatgaaatacatggaatacaacgagatacattgaattacaatgaaaaaaagacaataaatacaatgaaatacataaaaatatagCTTGATACGttaaaaatacattgaaatacagcATGATACGTTGAAAGAGTAAACGACAAAAATCTGTTGTGTTTACTTAGTTAAGAAGAAGAGATGATTGATTGAGAAAATCCATTTACAATTAACAACTCCACCTACCAATCTCCAAAAATAAACGACAAAACACCGTCGTTTTAACCTTCTCCGATCACTGTTACAGTGGTGAACGGTTACGTGCAATTACCAACTGGGTTGTTGAATAAACTCATTAAACAAAGTCTCTGTTTGAAAAGCTGAATTTTTCAACTGTTTGGTGAAAGCAAAAATCTTGAATAGCCGATCCTAACTAatttttgtcacacctccttttcactaccgcaaggggtataagggagtttttccaattaaagtgacaatctaAACGGGATTATCTATTTATAATTCAGAGTCGtcatttgggataatttatggtgtcccgagtcaccggtttaaatcccgaatcgaggaaagattgactctgttttacagtccacaaaacacagaaatccgggtaaggaattttattaacctgggagaaggtgttagacattctcgagttccgtggttttagcacggtcgctcaactgctattattggcctattatctgattttaatacacttttaaacctatgtgcatttttactttaaaaccgcttttatttattattttttaggaagattcaacgttatttaaaatacgcctttaaccacgccacatgaaatgcacccatggcccaggacacattttatttaacgttgttgagaattggagttgggtcacatgaaatgcacacccgagtttaaggaaattaatttaaatagcgcgcctaaagcgactgcGCACTtccaagtttgcgagggccatggaaaattcaactaatggcacacctcgatttctaaagagttatTATTTTTCTAAGTTAAGATTATTGTAAGTTACGAAGGATATGGAATTATTGTGgaagaaatgagtgattttagCTATtatgaatttattttaaaagatacTTAAAACTAAAGTTATTGTTACAACCCAACAATTCACGCTTATATCTTCTTACTAATTGAAATACATTGTTAAAGCAAAACACTTATTTTAGTTAAAAAAACTTTTAGCATGGGAAATGATTCACTGCTTAGAAGAACAGATGCAAATATCATATAAACTAAACAAAGCTTTAATGACACACCCGAACATGAAATAAACCAAACGAAAAGGATTTCCACGCCAAACCAATTAGCATTCTTCATTTTTATAGTTTTGGGGTTAAAAAAATTAAGCGCTTACAATCCTTAACAACAAAGTTAATGGAACACATAATATTCCACCACACAATACGATAGAAATTTACCAACACAAACAATCCGAAAGACAACCATAACAGATTGAGAAATTTAACCAAGCATGATCTTCCGAGCAAAATAGTAAAGAAGAAAACAACGGACCTTTGAAACCTTTTAATATATTAAAGATCTT
This genomic stretch from Nicotiana sylvestris chromosome 9, ASM39365v2, whole genome shotgun sequence harbors:
- the LOC138877095 gene encoding uncharacterized protein, which produces MKIVDDDALCASFNWGSLAYETLLKSLKSCLKSNENDVQKEKEKEKDIDSYTLVGFPFAFCVWIMEVLPIFQEKQFVNFKEVGYPRMLCYSEMKSPQFDALCRKYFHNKKVFKLIEVSPFIPVEEEDTQPLCVEEPVSQDQGSRSSSTQFDEGVLKEIVRRLSESFKKDLQAEVTRVNQKIVVSEKRLRTKSRI